The following are from one region of the Cloacibacterium normanense genome:
- a CDS encoding carbonic anhydrase yields MGKSYETIFENNRKWIEEKLGQDADFFKKLAEGQSPEYLYIGCSDSRATAEELMGMKPGEVFVHRNIANLVNTLDMSSTAVIQYAVQHLKVKHIIVCGHYGCGGVKAAMTPQDFGLMNPWLRTIRDVYRLHQEELDAIKDEQLRYDRLIELNVQEQCINVIKMACVQERYILDQYPIVHGWVFDLKTGKLIDLNIDFEEILKNIQKVYDLTNSDWVMSRKNNKNF; encoded by the coding sequence ATGGGTAAAAGCTACGAAACTATTTTCGAAAATAATAGAAAGTGGATTGAAGAAAAACTAGGTCAAGATGCTGATTTTTTTAAAAAATTAGCAGAAGGTCAAAGTCCAGAATATCTTTACATAGGTTGCAGCGACAGTCGTGCAACCGCAGAAGAATTAATGGGCATGAAACCCGGCGAAGTTTTCGTGCATAGAAATATTGCCAATTTAGTGAATACCTTAGACATGAGTTCTACCGCTGTCATTCAATATGCAGTACAACATTTAAAGGTAAAACACATTATTGTGTGTGGCCATTATGGTTGCGGTGGTGTAAAAGCAGCGATGACGCCTCAAGATTTTGGATTAATGAATCCTTGGCTAAGAACCATCAGAGATGTTTACAGATTGCACCAAGAAGAATTAGACGCGATAAAAGACGAGCAATTACGCTATGATAGATTGATTGAACTCAATGTTCAAGAGCAATGCATCAACGTTATTAAAATGGCTTGCGTACAAGAAAGATATATTTTAGACCAATATCCTATAGTTCACGGTTGGGTTTTCGACCTAAAAACAGGGAAATTAATTGACTTAAATATAGATTTCGAAGAAATATTGAAAAATATTCAAAAAGTTTATGACCTAACCAATTCTGATTGGGTGATGAGCAGAAAAAATAATAAAAACTTCTAA
- a CDS encoding serine acetyltransferase has product MSEKTIIQKDFYRESGKWLSTTEIWAKCINPNLHYVYLLRKCQQHSKKSVLGIFWRFVLRHHQIKYGFQIYPETQIGEGFYLGHWGTVVINPKVKIGKNCNIMHGVTIAQANRGKHEGVPEIGNEVWIGTNAVIVGKVKVGNNVLIAPNVYLNTDVPDNSVVVGNPAQIISKLNATEDYINHKV; this is encoded by the coding sequence ATGTCAGAGAAAACAATCATCCAAAAAGATTTTTACAGAGAAAGCGGAAAATGGCTTTCTACAACTGAAATTTGGGCAAAATGCATCAATCCTAATTTGCATTACGTTTATCTTTTGAGAAAATGCCAACAACATTCCAAGAAATCGGTTTTGGGAATTTTTTGGAGATTCGTTTTGCGCCATCATCAGATTAAATATGGTTTTCAAATTTATCCAGAAACACAAATTGGCGAAGGTTTTTATCTAGGACATTGGGGAACGGTGGTGATTAATCCAAAAGTAAAAATTGGCAAAAACTGTAATATTATGCATGGAGTAACCATTGCACAAGCGAACCGAGGGAAACATGAAGGCGTTCCAGAAATTGGAAACGAGGTCTGGATTGGCACAAATGCTGTCATCGTGGGCAAAGTAAAAGTGGGGAATAATGTCTTAATCGCTCCAAATGTTTATCTCAACACAGATGTTCCCGACAATTCTGTAGTAGTAGGAAATCCTGCTCAAATTATATCAAAACTTAATGCTACTGAAGATTATATCAATCATAAAGTATAA